The proteins below come from a single Streptomyces tubercidicus genomic window:
- a CDS encoding Lrp/AsnC family transcriptional regulator codes for MPDEQMANSGGQPATAAGPPPTASAPPSPAARPLDTIDRSILRMLQTDGRASIRSVADRVHVSRANAYARINRLIEDGVIRGFSALIDQERAGQGASAYITLKIVQNSWRTVRKQLTALPGATHIALVSGDFDVLLLVHTKDNRELRELVLTRIQSIPEVLSTRTLLVFEETDLGPEEE; via the coding sequence ATGCCGGACGAACAGATGGCCAATTCCGGCGGGCAACCGGCGACAGCGGCCGGCCCGCCTCCGACGGCCTCCGCCCCGCCCTCGCCGGCCGCACGCCCGCTGGACACCATCGACCGTTCGATCCTGCGCATGCTGCAGACCGACGGGCGGGCCTCGATACGCTCCGTGGCCGACCGGGTCCATGTCTCGCGCGCCAATGCCTACGCCCGGATCAACCGGCTGATCGAAGACGGTGTGATCCGTGGCTTCAGCGCCCTTATCGACCAGGAACGGGCAGGTCAGGGCGCGTCCGCCTACATCACGCTGAAGATCGTGCAGAACTCCTGGCGGACCGTGCGCAAGCAGCTCACGGCGCTGCCGGGGGCCACGCATATCGCGCTGGTCAGCGGCGATTTCGATGTGCTGCTGCTGGTCCACACCAAGGACAACCGCGAGCTGCGGGAGCTGGTCCTCACCCGGATCCAGTCGATACCGGAAGTCCTGAGCACCCGCACGCTGCTGGTCTTCGAGGAGACCGATCTCGGCCCCGAAGAGGAATGA
- a CDS encoding alpha-ketoacid dehydrogenase subunit beta, which produces MTTTAPATARKPATMAQALTRALRDAMADDPSVHVMGEDVGTLGGVFRVTDGLAKEFGEDRCTDTALAEAGILGTAVGMAMYGLRPVVEMQFDAFAYPAFEQLISHVARMRNRTRGALTMPLTIRIPYGGGIGGVEHHSDSSEAYYLATPGLQVVTPATVEDAYGLLRAAIASDDPVVFLEPKRLYWSKADWSPDAPTEVAPLGRARIRRRGSSATLITYGPSLPVCMEAAEAAGAEGWDLEVVDLRSLMPFDDETVCASVRRTGRAVVVHESNGFGGPGGEIAARITERCFHHLEAPVLRVAGFDIPYPPPMLERHHLPGVDRILDTVARLQWESDWTEGRGE; this is translated from the coding sequence ATGACGACCACCGCTCCGGCGACCGCGCGCAAGCCCGCCACCATGGCGCAGGCGCTGACCCGCGCGCTGCGCGACGCCATGGCCGACGACCCGTCCGTGCATGTCATGGGCGAGGACGTCGGCACCCTGGGCGGCGTCTTCCGGGTCACCGACGGCCTCGCCAAGGAATTCGGCGAGGACCGCTGCACGGACACCGCGCTCGCCGAGGCCGGCATCCTGGGCACCGCCGTCGGCATGGCGATGTACGGGCTGCGGCCGGTCGTCGAGATGCAGTTCGACGCCTTCGCCTACCCGGCGTTCGAGCAGCTGATCAGCCATGTCGCCCGGATGCGCAACCGCACCCGCGGCGCGCTGACGATGCCGCTGACCATCCGTATCCCCTACGGGGGCGGGATCGGCGGCGTCGAGCACCACAGCGACTCCTCCGAGGCGTACTACCTCGCCACCCCGGGGCTCCAGGTCGTCACCCCGGCGACCGTCGAGGACGCCTACGGACTGCTGCGCGCCGCGATCGCCTCCGACGACCCGGTGGTCTTCCTCGAACCCAAGCGGCTGTACTGGTCCAAGGCCGACTGGTCGCCCGACGCACCCACCGAGGTCGCCCCCCTGGGCCGTGCCCGGATCCGGCGCCGCGGCAGCAGCGCCACGCTGATCACCTACGGCCCGTCACTCCCGGTCTGTATGGAGGCCGCCGAGGCCGCCGGCGCAGAGGGCTGGGACCTGGAAGTGGTCGATCTGCGGTCCCTGATGCCGTTCGACGACGAGACGGTCTGCGCCTCGGTGCGGCGGACCGGGCGGGCCGTGGTCGTCCATGAGTCCAACGGGTTCGGCGGCCCCGGCGGCGAGATAGCGGCCCGGATCACCGAACGCTGCTTCCACCACCTGGAAGCGCCGGTGCTGCGCGTGGCCGGTTTCGACATCCCGTATCCGCCGCCGATGCTGGAGCGGCACCACCTTCCGGGCGTGGACCGGATTCTGGACACCGTCGCCCGCCTCCAGTGGGAGTCGGACTGGACCGAGGGGCGTGGTGAGTGA
- a CDS encoding TetR/AcrR family transcriptional regulator: MTMAKRDTYTPDSLLAVAVEVFIERGYDGTSMEHLSKAAGISKSSIYHHVRSKEELLHRAISRALDGLFGVLEEPGALQGRAIERLEHVTRRVAEVLMDELPYVTLLLRVRGNTDTERWAMERRREFDHEVSDLLKQAAADGDLRDDVDIRLATRLLFGMINSIVEWYRPGRGGAVSRDEVAEAVVRTAFAGLRKP, encoded by the coding sequence ATGACCATGGCCAAGCGCGACACCTATACGCCCGATTCGCTGCTCGCGGTCGCCGTCGAGGTGTTCATCGAGCGCGGCTACGACGGCACGTCCATGGAGCACCTCTCCAAGGCGGCCGGGATCTCGAAGTCCTCGATCTACCACCATGTGCGCAGCAAGGAAGAGCTGCTGCACCGCGCCATAAGCCGCGCGCTGGACGGGCTGTTCGGTGTGCTGGAGGAGCCGGGCGCCCTCCAGGGGCGGGCGATCGAGCGGCTGGAGCATGTCACCCGGCGTGTGGCCGAGGTGCTCATGGACGAACTCCCCTATGTGACGCTGCTGTTGCGGGTGCGCGGAAACACGGACACCGAGCGGTGGGCCATGGAGCGCCGCCGGGAGTTCGACCACGAGGTGTCCGACCTGCTCAAGCAGGCCGCCGCCGACGGCGACCTACGGGACGACGTGGACATCCGGCTGGCCACCCGGCTGCTCTTCGGCATGATCAACTCGATTGTGGAGTGGTACCGGCCGGGGCGGGGCGGCGCGGTGAGCCGTGACGAGGTCGCCGAGGCCGTGGTACGTACGGCGTTCGCGGGGCTGCGCAAGCCCTGA
- the pdhA gene encoding pyruvate dehydrogenase (acetyl-transferring) E1 component subunit alpha: protein MTVLEQPGSSRNKSSLAGPPPAWQPRVDPTPLLPDAEPYRLLGTDAAARLDSGLLTRLYTELVRGRRYNAQATALTRQGRLAVYPSSTGQEACEVAAALALEDRDWLFPSYRDTLAAVARGLDPVQALTLLRGDWHNGYDPQEHRIAPLCTPLATQLPHAVGLAHAARLKGDEVVALAMVGDGGTSEGDFHEALNFAALWQAPVVFLVQNNGFAISVPLAKQTAAPSLAHKAVGYGMPGRLVDGNDAPAMHEVLTEAVARARRGGGPTLIEAVTYRIEAHTNADDATRYRSDAEVETWQAHDPIALLERELAARDLLTDAFVGATRDGAEQLAADLRERMNADPEVDPMDLFTHVFAEQTSQLRAQAAQLRAELDAESAGHTEDAAGTDGSAEEARP from the coding sequence ATGACGGTCCTTGAGCAGCCCGGCAGCAGCAGGAACAAGAGCAGCCTGGCCGGTCCGCCGCCCGCCTGGCAGCCGCGCGTCGACCCCACGCCCCTCCTGCCCGACGCGGAGCCGTACCGCCTCCTGGGCACGGACGCCGCGGCCCGGCTCGACTCCGGACTGCTGACCCGCCTGTACACCGAGCTGGTCCGCGGCCGCCGGTACAACGCCCAGGCCACGGCCCTGACCCGGCAGGGACGCCTGGCGGTCTACCCGTCCTCCACCGGCCAGGAAGCCTGTGAGGTCGCCGCGGCGCTGGCCCTCGAAGACCGCGACTGGCTCTTCCCCAGCTACCGCGACACCCTCGCCGCCGTGGCCCGCGGGCTCGACCCCGTACAGGCCCTGACCCTGCTGCGCGGCGACTGGCACAACGGCTACGACCCTCAGGAACACCGCATCGCCCCCCTGTGCACCCCGCTCGCCACCCAGCTCCCGCATGCCGTGGGCCTGGCGCACGCCGCCCGCCTCAAGGGCGACGAGGTGGTCGCGCTGGCCATGGTCGGCGACGGCGGCACGAGCGAGGGTGACTTCCACGAGGCGCTGAATTTCGCGGCGCTCTGGCAGGCGCCGGTCGTCTTCCTCGTCCAGAACAACGGCTTCGCGATCTCCGTGCCGCTCGCCAAGCAGACCGCCGCGCCGTCCCTCGCCCACAAGGCGGTCGGCTACGGCATGCCGGGCCGCCTGGTCGACGGCAATGACGCCCCCGCGATGCATGAGGTGCTCACCGAGGCCGTGGCGCGGGCCCGCCGGGGCGGCGGCCCCACCCTGATCGAGGCCGTCACCTACCGCATCGAGGCCCACACCAACGCCGACGACGCCACCCGCTACCGCAGCGACGCCGAGGTCGAGACCTGGCAGGCACACGACCCGATAGCTCTCCTGGAGCGTGAGCTGGCCGCCCGCGATCTGCTGACCGACGCATTCGTCGGCGCCACCCGGGACGGCGCCGAGCAGCTGGCGGCCGACCTCCGGGAGCGGATGAACGCCGACCCGGAGGTGGACCCGATGGACCTGTTCACCCACGTATTCGCCGAGCAGACCAGCCAACTGCGGGCACAGGCCGCACAGTTGCGTGCCGAGCTGGACGCCGAGTCCGCCGGACACACCGAGGACGCAGCGGGCACCGACGGGTCCGCCGAGGAGGCCAGGCCATGA